A genome region from Prionailurus bengalensis isolate Pbe53 chromosome B4, Fcat_Pben_1.1_paternal_pri, whole genome shotgun sequence includes the following:
- the EMP1 gene encoding epithelial membrane protein 1 codes for MLVLLAGIFVVHIATVIMLFVSTIANVWVVSDDTKTSVGLWKNCTGGNCDGALSYANEDALKAVQAFMILSIIFSVISLVVFVFQLFTMEKGNRFFLSGATMLVCWLCIMVGVSIYTHHYASGYGNLYMKSHHGYSFILTWICFCFSFIIGILYLVLRKK; via the exons ATGCTGGTATTACTAGCTGGTATCTTTGTGGTCCACATCGCCACTGTCATCATGTTGTTTGTCTCCACCATTGCCAAT GTCTGGGTGGTTTCAGATGATACAAAAACATCGGTAGGTCTTTGGAAAAACTGTACGGGTGGCAACTGTGATGGAGCCCTGTCGTATGCCAATGAAG ATGCCCTCAAGGCCGTGCAGGCTTTCATGATCCTCTCCATCATCTTCTCCGTCATCTCTCTCGTGGTCTTCGTGTTCCAGCTCTTCACCATGGAGAAGGGAAACCGCTTCTTCCTCTCGGGGGCCACTATGCTGGTGTGCT GGCTGTGCATTATGGTCGGGGTGTCCATCTATACTCATCATTATGCCAGTGGTTACGGAAACCTCTACATGAAGAGTCACCATGGCTATTCCTTCATCCTGACCTGGATCTGCTTCTGCTTTAGCTTCATCATTGGCATTCTCTATCTGGTCCTGAGAAAGAAATAA